The following DNA comes from Halorhabdus tiamatea SARL4B.
GCGTCGTGGGAAGGCCTCCGGCGGCTTTTTACAAAGAGCCGGAGAACATGGGGTCCATGAGAGTGCGTCGTGGTCTTCGACTCAGCGTGATCGGATCTCTGCTCCTCGTGATGATCGTCGGGGCGGCCGGCGTTGGGGCGGCACAATCAGCCACGTCATCGGCGGAATCGGAGATACAGTCGACAATGGTGGCGTCCGGTTCCGATGGCATGGTGGTACCAGCCCAACCGGAGGAGTGGGTCGGCCCAACCCGCCCCACGGCACAGATCGAAGAACCGATTGCAGACGAAGATGAGAACGAAGCGGATACCGAAGACGAAACTGAGGGGGGGAGCATGCTCCTCGGCGAGTGGTGGGGTCTCGGTGGCGAAGCGAACGAGGCACCGTATATCGGTCTCGTCGAGATCGGTGTCGTGATACTGACACTCGGACTTGGCGGCTACATGCTCGGCAAACGAACATCGCTCGTGCCGATTCAGTACCGTCGGTATCTGTTGCCAGCACACGAGTGGTCGATGCTGCTCGGGACAGTGCTGACGGTGCCACACTTCCTCGCCGTCGAGGAGTGGGAAGGGCTGGGGCTCGCCGTCGGCGTGTTGCTCGCTGTCGAAGTCGTCAGTGGCGTCTACGGGCGACACCTCCATCGACACGTGATCCGCCTCGGCCGCGGGGACGAATCCCCGTCGATTTTCGGTGCCGTCATCGAGACGTCCAACGAAACCCTCTTCTCACGGTGGCGATGGATCCACCGATCGCTCACGGTCGTCACCGCCATCGTCCTCGTGGCTCACATCGTGACGGCCATCGGTGATTAGGGCGCACGCACCTGAGAAGAGTCGGCGATCGAATCCCCATCCTCATCCGGCGTACTCGGCGACGTCCCGATCCGCGACGAGCAGATCCGTCGCGACGAACTCGGCGATGGCGTCGCGCATCCGCCGGGTGGCGTCCTCGGCACCGAGGGTAACCTGATAGGTCCGGGCACCGACCATGGCGGTGTAGATCGCCTCACCGACGCGCTCGGGGTCGACGTCGCGAAACACGCCCGCCTCGATCCCGTCGGCGAGAATTTCGGCGACGGTTTCGACGTTGCGTTCGTAGTGCGAACGGAGTTTCTCGCGGAACTGGGGGTGGTGAACGGCCTGGACGCGCAGTTCGATAATCGCCAGGGCAAACGTCTGGCGGTCAGACTCGCCCGGTTCGATAACGAACCGATCGACGTACTCTTCGAGACGGGGGAGGGGGTCCTCGGTCTCCGTCTCGGCCAACCGATCCCCGATCCACCCCACCATCTGCTCGACGAACGCGAGCAGCAGGTCCTCCTTCGTGTCGTAGTGATAGTGCAACAGCGACCGGCTCTTGTCGAATTCGTCCGCGATGTCCTGCATCGTCAGGTTGGCGTAGCCGTGCTCACACAGCGCGCGATAGGTCGCACCCATGATCGCGTCCTGCGTGTCGGAAGCGGCGTCGCCCTCCCCAGCGCGGTTCCCGGGGTCATCCTCAGTGCTGTTCCCGGCGTCACCCTCCGTGTCCATGTTCCCCCGGTCGAGGGGCAATCGGTAAAACCTTCCCAAATCCTGACTGACGCGACAGTCAGGCTTTTGTGCACTCCTACGTTACCAGGGGCCATGTCCTGGGGCTTTTCGGGTGGCAACGACGACGCGGACACCTTCGAACACCTCCGGGAGGGTGTCGACCGCCCGATGTGGCGGCTCCTCAGCAGCTATGGCCGGGGGTACGTCCCGGAGTTCGTCCTGGGCGGGGTCGCGAGTGTCGTCGCGCGATTTCTCGAACTCATCCCGGCACTGGTCCTCGGGGTCGCGATCGACGCGCTGTTCGTGCCGACCCGTGATTTTTCGCTCCCGCTCGTCCCACAATCGGTCATTCCGGGGGACGAGCCAGGGCAGTTCTGGTTCGCCGTCGGGCTCGTCGGGGCCGTCTACATACTCACGGCTGCGCTGAACTGGATCAACGGATGGGCGTGGAACCGCTTCGCCCAACACCTCCAACACGAGGTCCGGGTTGACACCTACGACGTCGTCCAGCGGATGCGCATGGGCTTTTTCGACGACAAACAGACCGGCGAGGTCATGTCGATCCTCAACAACGACGTCAACCAACTCGAGAGTTTCCTCACCAACGACCTCAACGCCGGCATCCGGATCTCCGTGCTCGTCGTCGGTGTCGCGAGCGTGATGGTCTGGCTCAACTGGCAACTCGCCGTCGTCGCGCTACTGTCGGTGCCGGTGCTCGCATTCGCGAGTTACCTCTTCGTCCAGCGCATCGGCCCCAAGTACGGCCGCGTCCGGCGGTCGGTCGGGGCGCTCAACTCCCGACTCGAGAACAACATCGGCGGGATCGAGGTCGTCAAGTCCTACGGCCGGGAGTCCTTCGAGCGCGACCGCGTCGAGGAGGCCTCTGAGGAGTACCTCGATGCCAACTGGGACGCGATTACGACCCGGATCAAGTTCTTCCCGACGCTGCGGATCATCACCGGAATGGGGTACGTGTTCACGTTCCTCGTCGGTGGCTACTGGCTGCTCTTTGGCCCGCCACAGGTCGGCCTCGCCGGGACGACCGTCGGGTTCACGGGCGGGATGACGCTTGGCGTGCTCACGCCGATGTTGCTGTACGCCCGGCGGTTCCTCTGGCCGATGCGTCAGTTCGGCAACGTGGTCAACAACTACCGCTACGCCTTCGCCGCGGCCGAACGCATCGTCGGCCTCATGGACTACCCGGGCACCGTCGACGATCCTGACGACGCGATCGGCCTCGATGGCGTCGACGGGCAAGTCGATTACGAGGACGTGACCTTCCGATATGTCGGAACCGACGAGCCATCAGTCGACGACGTGAGCTTCAGCGCCGAATCAGGGGACTTCGTCGGCCTCGTCGGGCCGACCGGCGCGGGCAAGACCACACTGCTCAAGCTCCTGGTGCGGCTGTACGACCCTGCGGACGGGACGATCCGCGTCGACGGCCACGACGTGCGGGACGTCTCACTCGCGAGCCTCCGGGCGCACGTGGGCTACGTCAGCCAGGAGCCGTACCTCTTCCACGGCACCGTCGCCGAGAACGTCGCCTACGGCATCGACGCCGGCGACGACGAGATCCGCGAGGCGCTCTCGATGGCCGGGGCCATGGAGTTCGTGTCCGAGTTGCCAGAGGGTATCGACACGATGGTCGGCGAGCGCGGCGTGAAGCTCTCGGGCGGGCAGCGCCAGCGCGTCGCCATCGCCAGGGCGATCCTCGAGGATCCGGAGATCCTGATCCTCGACGAGGCGACCTCCCACGTCGACAACGAGACCGAGGTCCTGATCCAGCGCTCCCTGGAGACGCTGACGGCCGATCGGACGACCTTCGCGATCGCCCACCGGCTCTCGACGGTCCGGGACGCCGACACGATCCTCGTCATGGACGAGGGGCGAGTCGTCGAGCGTGGGGCACACGAGGACCTGCTCGCGGCGGACGGGCTCTACGCCAACCTCTGGAGCGTTCAGGTCGGCGAGATGGAGGCCCTCCCCGAGGAGTTCATCGAGCGCACGGCCGAGCGCGAGCGAGCGGGGACTGGCGACGACGACTGAGACGAGCTATCGCCGGTCGACACCTACTCGCCGGTGGCCGACTCCGCAGGAACGACCGTCTCGTGTTCGATCTCGACGGCCGATTCCGCGAGACCGAGACGGCCGAACTGGGTTCGGACGTGCTCCTCGGCGGCCGCGATTGCCCGGTCGCGATCGGCGAACCCGCGCGGCGCGGGCGACTCGAAGGCCACGTTGATCGCGTCGCCGTCGACGTGCTGGACGGTTCCGCCGCTCTCGACCGCGTAGAAGGCATCACACACCCAGACGAACGGCGCGTCGGCGTCAGGCGCACCCTCGTAGCTCGGAGGCTCCTCGCCAGGTTCGTACAGCGTCCCCGTCAGCGCCGTCCCGCCGGCCCGTCCACGGATGAGTCGCATACGGAGTGTTGGTGACCGGCAAGTAAAAACAAGTCGGCCGGCGGGAGGAGAAACGACACCGTCGCAGAAAGGCAGTCTCTGTCGTCCAGCGCGATCGGGTACCGCGCTCGTCAGTGCTCGAGGAACACGAGGTGGTCATGTTCATCCTCGTGGACGCGCTTTGCATGTTCGGCCATGTCGCGCTTGGGCATCGGTCGTTCCCACTCGCAGTCCTGGCAGACAGCCACGTACTCGGCCATACCGATACTACTGGTCCCACCAGTATAATTCTGGTTTCAATCCTTGACAGCCGCCCATGGCTGACTCCCACTTTTCGGTTTCTGTGACCCCTCCCGTCAGGCGCGATTCGATCCGCTACCCCTCACCCGGACCGAGTTCGACCAGCACCGGCAGATGATCGGAGGGGAACCGACCGTCGTCGTAGACATCGCTGCAGACGCCGTGGGCTCCGACGGACACGTCGGGCGTCGTGAAGACGTGGTCGATCTTGCGATTCGGCACCAGGTTCTCGAAGTCCGTCACGGAGGTCGGCGGGCCGTGTGCGGGTTCGGACGATCGATCGCGCTCGTCACTGAGGGCGAGCGGGCTGTCCTCGCCGGTCAGAATCTCGTAGGGCTCTTCGCCCGCCACGCAGTTGAAATCGCCCGTGAGAACCACGGGGTCGTCCTCTCGCAAGTCCGCGAGCCGGTCGAGCAACAGACGGGCACTCTTCTGGCGTGCGCGCGGGCCGTCGTGCGAGAAGTGTGTGTTGGCGAAAAGGAGGGAATCACCAGTCCGCTGGTCGCGCAGGCGCGCCCAGGTCACGATCCGGGGGTGGCGGGCGTCCCAGCCGACAGAGCCAGGCTCGTCAGGGGTCTCCGAGAGCCAGAAGGTGTCGCTATCAACGCACTCGAACCGGTCGGTCCGGTAGCCGATCGGGGTGTGTTCGCCCTCGCTCTCGCCGTCGACGCGGCCACAGCCGATCCACTCGAAACCAGGGAGAGCGTCGGCGACGTCGACCAGTTGGTGATCGAGTGGTTCCTGGAGGCCGACAACGTCGGGCGCGTGAAACCGGATCGTGCTCGCGACAGCCTCACGACGGTTCGCCCAGCGGTGCTCGCCGTCCTCGGCGTTGTCGTAGCGGACATTGTACGTCATGGCGCGAAGCCACGCGGTCATCGGGAGTGGCTTGGGATGCCAGGGTAAGGACGTTTGGGGTCAGCGTTCCGAGGCGGAGTCTTCGACGTGGGGTCTTCGGAGTAAATAGTCCAGAGAGGCAGTGGATTTCGTCAATCCGACCCGGTTTCATCACTCGCGTCCCGCTCTGGCGCGGTCTGAATGTCGAGTTCGACAAGCTGGCCATGCGTGAGGTCCTCGGCGACTGACTCGTTGGTTAGCCGAAGTAACGTTACCCCGTCTCCCGCATCGACGACAGTCCCAGTGGTTCGGGTCCCGGTGACAGCGTCTTCGATCCGATCCAGTCGATCGAGGACCTCCGCAAACGAGTCGGTGCCGCTCTCGTCGTCAGCCTCTGCCGTGGAACCGTCGGGACACTGCTCGTTCTCGGGACTGTCGGACCGGGACATCTCCTCTGCGGGGTCGGAAACCGACGCACCGTCCGCGAACGCGACGCTCTCGTCCGTGCGTTCCTCGGAGATGGCGACTGGCGACTCCTCGAGGACAGCGGGGTCGAGACCGAGATCCTCGGCCAGCCGAGCTGTATCGATGCCTTCGGCGACCAGATCGACGTCGTCGTGGCGCTCCACCGTCGGTAGCGGGATGTCGGCGGTGTCGAACGATCCGCCGATGTCCGATCCGGCGTCCGTGTATCGTCTGGAGCGAACGCGTCGACGCGTGGCCTCGGTAACCCACGGGGGCCCGGACCAGCCATCGTCGTAGAGAGTGTACTGCGTGGCGTCGTCGGTCGCCCAGACGAAGCTGTCGTACTTGTCCTTGTACTGGTCAGCGACGTAGCCCCGTTGATGCGTGACGACGACGTGGATCGGCTCCAGTGCTTCGACGACTGAATCGACCGTTTCTTCGGTCGGATGATTGCTCAGCTGATAGTCGTGGACCATACAGCCCGCGGACCGCTTCGGGTCGAACGCCCCGCTCGTCACCTGCACGAGCGTCGCCCCCGCGTCGTCCTCGATCGCGTCGAACAGACGTTCGCTGCTTCCAGCAATGGGAACCTCCGGCCCGGCAATCGTGATTCGGCCCGGCCCGAGGACCGCGTCCGGATCCTCGAACGTCGGGACGCATTCGACGCCTGGATGGTCGTACTCCAGGGCCTCCCAGAGGGTTGCCACCCGACCGGCGACTGTCACGGGATGCGTCAGGTCGGTAGCGCCAGCGACGTGCGCCAGCAGGTATGCGAGGTGGACACCGGTCGAACCACTGCTCGTCGTCAGTACCGTCGAGCCGGCGCTCGCTCGCTTGAGGACAGTCCCGACCGCGCCGGTCAGCTGGTCCCGGAAGTCCGTGTTCGTCGCTGCCGTGAGGAGCACCGCGTCGACCGGTAAATCCGTCCCGAGACCCGGATACCCAGCGGCCCGGCGTGTGGTAAAGTCACCCGTTGCGAGCAGATGATGGTGATCGTCGCCGTCGGCGAAGCGCACGACGAACCCGCAGCCACCAGGTGCATGCCCGGCTGGTACGGGATGGATCTGAACGTCGCTCGTGATCGTCGTCCAGTCCGTGATCG
Coding sequences within:
- a CDS encoding ABC transporter ATP-binding protein is translated as MSWGFSGGNDDADTFEHLREGVDRPMWRLLSSYGRGYVPEFVLGGVASVVARFLELIPALVLGVAIDALFVPTRDFSLPLVPQSVIPGDEPGQFWFAVGLVGAVYILTAALNWINGWAWNRFAQHLQHEVRVDTYDVVQRMRMGFFDDKQTGEVMSILNNDVNQLESFLTNDLNAGIRISVLVVGVASVMVWLNWQLAVVALLSVPVLAFASYLFVQRIGPKYGRVRRSVGALNSRLENNIGGIEVVKSYGRESFERDRVEEASEEYLDANWDAITTRIKFFPTLRIITGMGYVFTFLVGGYWLLFGPPQVGLAGTTVGFTGGMTLGVLTPMLLYARRFLWPMRQFGNVVNNYRYAFAAAERIVGLMDYPGTVDDPDDAIGLDGVDGQVDYEDVTFRYVGTDEPSVDDVSFSAESGDFVGLVGPTGAGKTTLLKLLVRLYDPADGTIRVDGHDVRDVSLASLRAHVGYVSQEPYLFHGTVAENVAYGIDAGDDEIREALSMAGAMEFVSELPEGIDTMVGERGVKLSGGQRQRVAIARAILEDPEILILDEATSHVDNETEVLIQRSLETLTADRTTFAIAHRLSTVRDADTILVMDEGRVVERGAHEDLLAADGLYANLWSVQVGEMEALPEEFIERTAERERAGTGDDD
- a CDS encoding MBL fold metallo-hydrolase — encoded protein: MQVSYQHANPYNGRESHLLRFHDEIHDQTTCILVDAGSGVDVDDLLEEDEYLSAILLTHAHLDHYRTLGSNLRDGAPIYATSETAAAITTRLDTDAEHADLANPGDVAAAIEPITDWTTITSDVQIHPVPAGHAPGGCGFVVRFADGDDHHHLLATGDFTTRRAAGYPGLGTDLPVDAVLLTAATNTDFRDQLTGAVGTVLKRASAGSTVLTTSSGSTGVHLAYLLAHVAGATDLTHPVTVAGRVATLWEALEYDHPGVECVPTFEDPDAVLGPGRITIAGPEVPIAGSSERLFDAIEDDAGATLVQVTSGAFDPKRSAGCMVHDYQLSNHPTEETVDSVVEALEPIHVVVTHQRGYVADQYKDKYDSFVWATDDATQYTLYDDGWSGPPWVTEATRRRVRSRRYTDAGSDIGGSFDTADIPLPTVERHDDVDLVAEGIDTARLAEDLGLDPAVLEESPVAISEERTDESVAFADGASVSDPAEEMSRSDSPENEQCPDGSTAEADDESGTDSFAEVLDRLDRIEDAVTGTRTTGTVVDAGDGVTLLRLTNESVAEDLTHGQLVELDIQTAPERDASDETGSD
- a CDS encoding endonuclease/exonuclease/phosphatase family protein, producing the protein MTAWLRAMTYNVRYDNAEDGEHRWANRREAVASTIRFHAPDVVGLQEPLDHQLVDVADALPGFEWIGCGRVDGESEGEHTPIGYRTDRFECVDSDTFWLSETPDEPGSVGWDARHPRIVTWARLRDQRTGDSLLFANTHFSHDGPRARQKSARLLLDRLADLREDDPVVLTGDFNCVAGEEPYEILTGEDSPLALSDERDRSSEPAHGPPTSVTDFENLVPNRKIDHVFTTPDVSVGAHGVCSDVYDDGRFPSDHLPVLVELGPGEG
- a CDS encoding TetR/AcrR family transcriptional regulator; this encodes MDTEGDAGNSTEDDPGNRAGEGDAASDTQDAIMGATYRALCEHGYANLTMQDIADEFDKSRSLLHYHYDTKEDLLLAFVEQMVGWIGDRLAETETEDPLPRLEEYVDRFVIEPGESDRQTFALAIIELRVQAVHHPQFREKLRSHYERNVETVAEILADGIEAGVFRDVDPERVGEAIYTAMVGARTYQVTLGAEDATRRMRDAIAEFVATDLLVADRDVAEYAG
- a CDS encoding DUF7113 family protein — protein: MRLIRGRAGGTALTGTLYEPGEEPPSYEGAPDADAPFVWVCDAFYAVESGGTVQHVDGDAINVAFESPAPRGFADRDRAIAAAEEHVRTQFGRLGLAESAVEIEHETVVPAESATGE